From the genome of Gracilibacillus salitolerans, one region includes:
- a CDS encoding pyrimidine-nucleoside phosphorylase has product MRMVDIIAKKRNGDPLTEQEITFFIEEYMKEKIPDYQVSALMMAIYYQGMTQEETANLTKNMVASGDVIDLSPIEGHKVDKHSTGGVGDKTTFIVGPLVAAAGIPVAKMSGRGLGHTGGTVDKLESIPGFKVELTNQQFIDNVNKYKLSVVGQTGNLAPADKKLYALRDVTATVDSIPLIASSIMSKKIASGADSIVLDVKTGSGAFMKSFEDSKQLAEEMVTIGKQLERQTIAIISDMNQPLGYEIGNANEVKEAVEVLQGKRVEDLRELAIELATHMTILGGVYQNYNEATQSLEKLIDNGDALNCFMDFIKAQGGDITVIEDLSKLPGSSYKVEVKADQKGYIHEMEADEIGVAAMHLGAGRATKDDDINHGVGITLRKKIGDPVESGDTLAILNSDQENVENIINIVKDAYTIKSEKTNKQKMIYEVIK; this is encoded by the coding sequence ATGAGAATGGTTGATATTATCGCTAAAAAAAGAAATGGCGATCCTTTAACAGAACAAGAAATTACTTTTTTTATAGAAGAGTATATGAAAGAGAAAATTCCAGATTATCAGGTGTCTGCATTAATGATGGCGATTTATTATCAAGGGATGACACAAGAAGAAACGGCAAATCTAACGAAAAATATGGTAGCATCCGGTGATGTCATTGATTTGAGCCCTATAGAAGGTCATAAAGTGGATAAACATTCAACAGGCGGTGTTGGTGATAAGACGACTTTTATTGTAGGTCCTTTAGTTGCTGCAGCTGGTATTCCGGTTGCAAAGATGTCAGGTAGGGGGCTAGGACATACTGGTGGTACCGTTGATAAATTAGAATCAATACCTGGTTTTAAAGTTGAGCTAACGAATCAGCAATTTATTGATAATGTCAATAAATACAAATTATCAGTAGTAGGACAAACAGGAAACTTAGCTCCCGCTGATAAGAAATTGTATGCTTTGCGAGATGTTACGGCAACAGTTGATTCGATTCCACTAATTGCAAGTTCTATCATGAGTAAAAAAATTGCTTCAGGTGCTGACAGTATAGTTCTGGATGTCAAAACAGGTTCTGGAGCTTTTATGAAATCATTTGAAGATTCCAAACAATTGGCCGAAGAGATGGTAACGATCGGAAAACAGTTAGAACGACAAACAATTGCCATTATAAGTGACATGAATCAACCATTAGGCTATGAGATCGGAAATGCTAATGAAGTAAAAGAAGCGGTTGAAGTATTACAAGGAAAACGAGTGGAGGATCTTCGTGAATTAGCAATAGAACTGGCCACCCATATGACAATATTAGGTGGTGTTTATCAGAATTATAATGAGGCGACACAATCGTTGGAGAAGTTAATTGATAATGGTGATGCCTTAAATTGCTTTATGGATTTCATAAAAGCGCAGGGCGGAGATATAACCGTTATAGAAGATCTTTCTAAATTACCTGGATCATCTTATAAAGTTGAAGTGAAAGCTGATCAAAAAGGTTATATACACGAAATGGAAGCAGATGAAATTGGGGTAGCAGCTATGCATTTAGGTGCAGGAAGAGCCACTAAGGATGATGATATTAATCATGGGGTTGGCATTACCTTACGAAAGAAAATAGGCGACCCTGTAGAGTCAGGAGATACCTTAGCTATATTAAACAGTGATCAAGAGAACGTGGAAAATATAATCAATATTGTAAAGGATGCATATACAATAAAATCAGAAAAAACAAATAAACAAAAAATGATATATGAAGTCATTAAATAA
- the deoB gene encoding phosphopentomutase, which produces MTNFNRIFLVVLDSVGIGEAPDAADFNDVGADTLGHIAEHRNGLHMPNMGQLGLSNIKEINGVEKASKPKAHYTKMQEASNGKDTMTGHWEMMGLYIDTPFRTFQQFPEELIEEIEQKTGRKIIGNKPASGTEIIKELGPHHMGTGDLIVYTSADSVLQIAAHEEVIPVKELYNICEICRELTLDEKYMIGRVIARPFVGEPGNFERTSNRHDYALKPFGYTVMNALEDGGFDVVAIGKISDIFDGEGVTESIRTKDNDDGMEKFIQSIDKSFHGLNFLNLVDFDAKYGHRRNPDGYGEALEKFDQRLPEVLSKLKDDDLLIITADHGNDPTHHGTDHTREYVPLLVYHHGINAGNELPIRRTFADIGATIAENFKVKHPQYGKSFLNDIHLK; this is translated from the coding sequence ATGACAAATTTTAATCGAATATTTTTAGTTGTACTAGATTCTGTTGGTATCGGAGAAGCACCTGATGCTGCAGATTTTAATGACGTTGGTGCAGACACACTAGGTCATATTGCAGAACATCGGAATGGGTTGCATATGCCTAATATGGGGCAACTAGGTTTAAGTAATATTAAAGAAATAAATGGCGTAGAAAAAGCAAGCAAACCAAAAGCCCATTACACAAAAATGCAAGAAGCTTCGAATGGTAAAGATACAATGACAGGACATTGGGAAATGATGGGGCTTTATATTGATACGCCTTTTCGCACGTTTCAACAATTTCCTGAAGAATTAATAGAGGAGATTGAGCAGAAAACCGGAAGGAAAATAATTGGGAATAAACCAGCTTCAGGTACAGAAATTATTAAAGAATTAGGCCCACATCATATGGGAACAGGAGATCTAATTGTTTATACTTCAGCTGACTCTGTATTACAAATTGCTGCACATGAAGAGGTAATACCAGTTAAAGAGCTATATAATATTTGCGAGATTTGCCGTGAATTAACTTTAGATGAAAAATATATGATCGGCCGAGTTATTGCCAGACCATTTGTCGGTGAACCGGGTAATTTCGAACGAACGTCTAATCGACATGATTATGCATTAAAACCCTTTGGGTATACGGTTATGAATGCATTAGAAGATGGCGGGTTTGATGTAGTTGCCATAGGGAAAATTTCTGATATTTTTGATGGTGAAGGTGTTACTGAATCAATTCGAACAAAAGATAATGACGATGGAATGGAAAAATTTATTCAATCTATTGATAAATCATTTCACGGACTTAACTTTTTAAATTTAGTTGACTTTGATGCAAAATATGGTCATCGGAGAAATCCTGATGGTTATGGAGAAGCTCTCGAAAAATTTGATCAACGATTACCAGAAGTGTTAAGTAAATTAAAAGACGATGATTTACTCATTATAACAGCTGATCACGGTAATGATCCCACTCATCACGGAACAGATCATACGAGAGAATATGTACCTTTACTTGTTTATCATCATGGGATCAACGCTGGGAACGAGCTGCCTATACGAAGAACATTTGCAGATATTGGAGCTACTATTGCCGAAAATTTCAAAGTGAAACACCCTCAATATGGAAAAAGCTTTTTGAACGATATCCATTTAAAATAA
- the xerD gene encoding site-specific tyrosine recombinase XerD, with protein sequence MQYPVEEFFHFLKIERGLSDNTLQAYKRDLLKYYHFLREERELSEWKQAGRHDIMQFLYRLNDQGKSSATVARMLSTLRLFHQFLIREYQLKEDPSLHIETPKANRKLPKVLSTKDIDKLLNIPVTDKYSIRNKAMLETLYATGLRVSELITLKMNDLHLTMGFVRCFGKGSKERIVPLGDIAKDALELYIQSARNDFVKKKQTDTVFVNHHGNPLSRQGFWKIIKEIAKIAGIEKELSPHTLRHSFATHLLENGADLRAVQEMLGHADISTTQIYTHVSKSRLKDIYKTHHPRA encoded by the coding sequence ATGCAATATCCAGTAGAAGAGTTTTTTCACTTTTTGAAAATTGAAAGAGGATTATCTGATAATACTTTGCAAGCATATAAACGTGACTTGTTAAAGTATTATCATTTCCTTAGGGAAGAAAGAGAACTATCTGAATGGAAACAGGCTGGTCGTCATGATATTATGCAATTTTTGTATCGTTTGAATGATCAAGGTAAATCATCCGCAACTGTCGCAAGAATGCTGTCCACTTTAAGATTATTTCATCAATTTTTAATTAGAGAATATCAGCTTAAAGAGGACCCGAGTTTACATATTGAAACACCAAAAGCAAACCGTAAATTACCAAAAGTATTATCAACAAAAGATATTGATAAATTATTAAATATCCCGGTTACTGACAAATATTCAATCCGTAATAAAGCAATGTTAGAAACGCTATACGCAACAGGATTGCGTGTTTCGGAATTGATTACTTTAAAAATGAATGATTTGCATCTAACAATGGGATTTGTTCGCTGTTTTGGAAAAGGATCAAAAGAACGGATTGTACCATTAGGAGATATCGCTAAGGATGCTTTAGAATTGTATATTCAATCCGCTAGAAATGATTTTGTTAAGAAAAAACAAACGGACACAGTTTTTGTTAATCACCATGGTAATCCATTGTCACGTCAGGGATTTTGGAAAATAATCAAAGAGATTGCCAAAATTGCAGGAATTGAAAAGGAGTTATCTCCGCATACTTTACGGCATTCCTTTGCGACACACCTGCTTGAAAATGGCGCAGATTTAAGGGCGGTACAAGAAATGCTTGGTCATGCGGATATTTCTACTACTCAAATTTACACTCATGTTTCCAAGTCCAGGTTAAAAGATATTTATAAAACACATCATCCAAGAGCTTAA
- a CDS encoding DUF4227 family protein, with protein MSSVMKIFFEMMKFFIIFVLCTILFYYVIKALHQEYEKLDRYEYPQGNAVKVFQQEDPDVWERLSIFFRLGE; from the coding sequence ATGTCATCCGTTATGAAAATTTTTTTTGAAATGATGAAGTTTTTTATTATTTTCGTTTTGTGTACCATTTTATTTTATTATGTAATCAAAGCATTACATCAAGAATATGAAAAATTAGATCGCTATGAGTACCCTCAAGGAAATGCAGTAAAAGTATTTCAACAGGAAGATCCTGATGTTTGGGAGCGGTTAAGTATCTTTTTTCGATTGGGAGAATAA
- the fur gene encoding ferric iron uptake transcriptional regulator produces MEHRLDRIKKELHAQSYKLTPQREATVRVLLEREEDHLSAEDVYLLVKDKAPEIGLATVYRTLELLTELEVVDKINFGDGVSRYDLRKEGAKHFHHHLVCTECGSVEEIMDDLLEEVEQIVQTDWGFIVKDHRLTFHGICQKCQDRICRNCEAKKLSAK; encoded by the coding sequence ATGGAACACCGTTTAGACCGTATTAAGAAGGAGCTACACGCTCAAAGTTACAAATTAACTCCGCAGCGTGAAGCAACTGTTCGTGTATTATTAGAAAGAGAAGAAGACCATCTTAGTGCGGAAGATGTATATTTATTAGTAAAAGATAAAGCACCGGAAATTGGTTTAGCAACTGTATATAGAACACTAGAATTATTAACTGAACTAGAAGTTGTCGATAAAATTAACTTTGGTGATGGAGTTTCCCGCTACGATCTTCGGAAAGAAGGAGCAAAGCATTTCCATCATCATTTAGTTTGCACTGAATGTGGATCTGTTGAAGAAATAATGGATGACTTATTAGAAGAAGTAGAACAAATTGTTCAAACTGACTGGGGATTTATTGTCAAAGACCATCGATTAACGTTTCATGGAATATGCCAAAAATGCCAAGACCGAATTTGTCGAAATTGTGAAGCAAAAAAATTATCCGCTAAATAG
- the spoIIM gene encoding stage II sporulation protein M yields MKLPKNKKPISNHFAKYHTIYIFTIILFITGIIFGAIIVNSMTFIQKQDLFFYLERFFLGFLQDGDISKQSLFKNAAFYHIQFLSLLFFLGLAVIGLPIIWVLLFVKGVAIGFTVGFFVNQLGFKGLLFSFSAIAPQNLIIIPIYIIASSFAMIFSLTLLQSMFSKRYKQPILQIFYRYTAVFIGLMIVVGFAALLESIVSFETMRLISDRFIN; encoded by the coding sequence ATGAAACTACCAAAAAACAAAAAACCTATTTCTAATCATTTTGCAAAATACCACACCATCTATATATTTACGATTATCCTTTTTATTACGGGGATTATATTTGGAGCGATTATTGTCAATAGTATGACTTTTATTCAGAAACAGGATTTATTTTTTTATTTAGAGCGATTTTTTCTTGGTTTTCTACAAGATGGAGATATATCTAAACAATCATTATTTAAAAATGCAGCATTTTATCATATTCAATTTTTATCTTTGCTTTTTTTCCTTGGGTTGGCGGTCATAGGATTACCAATCATTTGGGTATTGTTATTTGTTAAAGGTGTAGCAATCGGATTTACCGTAGGATTTTTTGTCAATCAGTTAGGTTTCAAAGGATTGTTGTTCTCCTTTTCTGCTATTGCACCACAAAACCTGATTATCATTCCAATCTATATTATCGCTAGCAGCTTTGCGATGATATTCTCATTAACCTTGTTACAAAGTATGTTTTCCAAACGCTATAAACAACCAATTTTACAAATTTTCTATCGATATACAGCCGTATTTATTGGCTTAATGATAGTTGTCGGCTTCGCGGCATTATTGGAATCAATTGTCTCTTTTGAAACAATGAGATTAATATCAGACAGATTTATTAATTAA
- a CDS encoding endonuclease Q family protein has product MLKEFFTDLHIHIGRNLIGKPVKITASKNLTLMNIMQEASERKGLDIVGIIDCHAPAVLNEIELAVSQGIALELADGGIQFGNTTLILGSEIEVYDENCKGPIHVLCFFPFLKNMKEFSFWLSSHMKNIELSSQRYYGNAVTLQTITHELDGLFIPAHVFTPFKSLFGKGVSRSLTEVLDPERVDAIELGLSSDTKMADQIKELHRYPFLTNSDAHSLPKIAREYQQLLLAEPSFKELKLALKNDEQRKVKQNFGMNPKLGKYYATVCASCLAPFKGDKCLMCGSVKYVKGVSDRIQELASDQVSGRERPDYIYQVPLEYLPKLGPKTMEKLLSHFGNEMNIIHYVPKAALTEIVGDKLATMIMELREGKLMVDEGGGGRYGRVKT; this is encoded by the coding sequence ATGCTAAAAGAATTTTTTACAGATTTACATATTCATATTGGACGTAATTTGATTGGGAAGCCAGTGAAGATTACTGCTTCCAAAAATTTAACGCTGATGAATATTATGCAAGAGGCAAGTGAAAGGAAAGGGTTAGATATCGTAGGCATTATAGACTGTCATGCTCCCGCTGTCTTAAATGAGATAGAATTAGCTGTCAGTCAAGGTATTGCATTGGAACTAGCGGATGGTGGCATTCAATTTGGAAATACTACACTCATTTTAGGCAGTGAAATAGAAGTATATGACGAAAATTGCAAAGGACCGATACATGTGTTATGTTTCTTTCCGTTTCTTAAAAATATGAAGGAATTTTCTTTTTGGCTGTCTTCACATATGAAAAACATTGAACTTAGTTCTCAGCGTTATTACGGAAATGCTGTTACATTACAAACGATAACACATGAATTGGACGGCTTGTTTATCCCTGCCCATGTTTTTACACCATTTAAGAGTCTTTTCGGTAAAGGGGTATCCCGTTCTTTAACAGAAGTATTAGATCCAGAACGAGTGGACGCAATTGAACTTGGATTAAGTTCTGATACAAAGATGGCTGATCAAATTAAAGAATTACATCGGTATCCTTTTTTAACGAATTCAGATGCTCATTCTTTGCCGAAAATAGCAAGAGAATATCAGCAATTACTTCTAGCTGAACCAAGCTTTAAAGAATTAAAATTGGCATTAAAGAACGATGAACAACGCAAAGTAAAACAAAATTTTGGGATGAATCCTAAATTAGGAAAATATTATGCAACAGTATGTGCCAGTTGCCTAGCACCATTTAAGGGAGATAAATGTTTAATGTGTGGTTCTGTCAAATACGTTAAAGGTGTATCAGATCGAATACAAGAATTGGCTTCTGATCAAGTTTCAGGCAGAGAGCGGCCAGATTATATATATCAGGTTCCACTTGAATATCTGCCTAAACTGGGGCCAAAAACGATGGAGAAATTATTAAGCCATTTTGGTAATGAAATGAATATTATCCATTATGTACCTAAAGCTGCCTTGACTGAAATTGTCGGTGATAAACTTGCTACTATGATTATGGAATTACGAGAGGGAAAATTGATGGTTGATGAAGGTGGCGGTGGCCGCTATGGGAGAGTGAAGACTTAA
- a CDS encoding NUDIX hydrolase codes for MTNFEEKTVHTKPIFEGKVINMQVDDVTLPNGKTSKREIVKHPGAVAIIPVTKDNKIIFVKQYRKPLEKTLVEIPAGKLEQGEAPEVTALRELEEETGYTTSQLTYVTSFYTSPGFADEIMYLYKTSSLEKVEQPKAMDEDEFVELMELSLEEAEKLVAEQEIHDAKTAYAILYLKHKGLK; via the coding sequence ATGACTAATTTTGAAGAGAAAACTGTTCATACTAAGCCAATTTTTGAAGGGAAGGTGATTAATATGCAAGTAGATGACGTCACTTTACCCAATGGTAAAACTTCCAAAAGAGAAATTGTTAAACATCCAGGAGCGGTTGCGATAATTCCGGTAACGAAGGATAATAAAATCATTTTTGTCAAACAATATCGTAAACCTTTAGAAAAAACATTAGTAGAAATTCCAGCGGGGAAACTGGAACAAGGAGAGGCACCAGAAGTCACAGCATTAAGAGAATTAGAGGAAGAAACAGGTTATACAACAAGTCAACTAACCTATGTGACTTCATTTTACACCTCCCCAGGTTTCGCGGATGAAATAATGTATTTATATAAAACCAGCTCTCTGGAAAAAGTAGAGCAACCGAAAGCAATGGACGAAGATGAATTTGTCGAATTAATGGAATTATCGTTAGAAGAGGCAGAAAAATTAGTTGCGGAGCAGGAGATACATGATGCAAAAACAGCTTATGCGATTCTTTATTTAAAACACAAGGGTTTGAAGTAA
- a CDS encoding aldo/keto reductase — translation MERIKLGNSNLAVSPISLGCMSLGTDATKASEIIDEALDLGINYLDTADLYDQGQNEEIVGRAIKNKRDQIILATKVGNHLKDDGSWFWDPRKAYIKEQVKESLRRLQTDYIDLYQLHGGTIEDPIDEIIEAFEELVKEGVVRYYGISSIRPNVIREYAAKSNINSVMMQYSMLDRRPEEEVMTLLAAQQISVVTRGSLAKGMLSAKGPEIVSDKGKKGYLDYDASTLKNTVEQLQAVLQDNQTLNGLALQYVLQEQAVASVVTGASSITQLKENVNALNQHFESEQFAKVKEITKANTYQQHR, via the coding sequence GTGGAAAGAATAAAACTTGGAAATTCTAATTTAGCAGTGTCCCCCATTTCACTTGGTTGTATGTCTCTCGGGACAGATGCGACAAAAGCAAGTGAAATTATCGATGAAGCATTGGATCTTGGTATTAATTATTTAGATACGGCGGATTTATATGATCAAGGTCAAAATGAAGAAATAGTCGGTCGAGCGATTAAAAATAAACGTGATCAAATCATTTTAGCAACAAAAGTGGGGAATCATTTAAAAGATGACGGTAGTTGGTTTTGGGATCCAAGAAAAGCTTATATTAAAGAACAGGTAAAAGAAAGCTTAAGAAGATTACAAACCGATTATATTGATCTATATCAATTGCATGGCGGTACAATTGAAGATCCTATTGATGAAATAATTGAAGCATTTGAAGAATTAGTCAAGGAAGGTGTTGTACGCTATTATGGTATTTCTTCGATTAGACCAAATGTGATTCGGGAATATGCTGCAAAATCTAATATCAACAGTGTGATGATGCAATATAGCATGCTTGATCGTCGTCCGGAAGAAGAAGTGATGACACTGTTGGCTGCTCAGCAAATCAGTGTAGTGACAAGAGGATCACTAGCTAAAGGCATGTTAAGTGCCAAAGGTCCGGAAATCGTTTCAGATAAAGGTAAGAAAGGGTATTTAGATTATGATGCAAGTACCTTAAAAAATACGGTTGAGCAGTTACAAGCTGTGTTGCAGGATAACCAGACATTGAATGGCTTAGCATTACAATACGTATTACAAGAGCAAGCTGTTGCTTCTGTCGTAACTGGTGCGAGCTCTATTACACAATTAAAAGAAAATGTCAACGCATTAAATCAACATTTTGAATCTGAACAATTTGCAAAAGTAAAAGAAATAACCAAAGCAAACACCTATCAACAACACCGATAA
- a CDS encoding iron-sulfur cluster biosynthesis family protein yields MQLKITENALDKIESLTNKEVTILALTYDTEGCGCGVNGMPTFSLINRREANHIEVECDQYDVVVHNQEATFFSKEMKLDYNGATFRLTSPNEMLNPFIHINSVIV; encoded by the coding sequence ATGCAATTGAAGATTACAGAAAATGCGCTAGATAAAATAGAGTCATTAACAAATAAGGAAGTAACTATCTTAGCTTTAACATATGATACAGAAGGCTGTGGGTGTGGTGTTAATGGTATGCCTACTTTTTCACTAATTAATAGGCGAGAAGCGAATCACATAGAGGTGGAATGTGATCAATATGATGTAGTTGTTCATAACCAAGAGGCGACATTTTTCAGTAAAGAAATGAAATTAGATTATAATGGTGCTACTTTTAGATTAACAAGTCCGAATGAAATGTTAAATCCGTTTATTCATATTAATTCAGTTATAGTATGA
- a CDS encoding SDR family NAD(P)-dependent oxidoreductase codes for MNNLKDKHVLITGASSGIGEALAFALAEQKTIPILVARTESNLIQISRNIEKMHAIKPIIYPVDITDRDEWKKGIDHILRECGKIDVLINNAGVGYFETFDLIDWESIEKMIRLNLDALFFTTYYILPALMNQPAAHIINIGSQAGKIATPKSAVYSATKASVISFSNALRMELEGKVSVTSVNIGPVETAFFDTADPKGDYRKSVAKYMLDANDVAKHITKSLFTNKREINIPFWMHIGSKMYQTFPRIMEIILKPAFKKK; via the coding sequence ATGAATAATTTAAAAGATAAGCATGTACTGATAACTGGCGCTTCAAGCGGTATTGGTGAAGCATTGGCGTTTGCCTTAGCAGAACAAAAAACAATTCCTATTTTAGTTGCCAGGACAGAAAGTAATTTAATCCAGATTTCAAGGAACATAGAAAAAATGCATGCAATCAAACCGATCATTTATCCGGTAGATATTACTGATCGAGACGAGTGGAAGAAGGGAATAGATCATATTCTCAGGGAATGTGGAAAAATAGATGTGCTTATTAACAACGCTGGTGTTGGCTATTTCGAGACGTTTGATCTAATAGATTGGGAAAGCATAGAAAAAATGATACGACTCAATCTCGATGCATTGTTTTTTACGACTTACTATATACTACCTGCACTTATGAATCAACCTGCTGCACATATTATTAATATCGGTTCTCAAGCCGGCAAAATTGCTACACCTAAATCTGCTGTATATAGCGCTACAAAAGCTAGTGTTATCAGTTTTTCTAATGCTTTGCGAATGGAACTGGAAGGGAAGGTATCAGTTACGTCGGTAAATATTGGTCCGGTTGAAACTGCTTTTTTCGATACCGCTGATCCAAAAGGTGATTATCGAAAGAGTGTTGCAAAGTATATGCTTGATGCAAATGATGTAGCCAAACACATAACTAAATCACTTTTCACCAATAAAAGGGAGATAAATATACCGTTTTGGATGCATATAGGTAGTAAGATGTATCAAACATTTCCTCGAATCATGGAAATAATACTGAAGCCGGCCTTTAAGAAAAAATAA
- a CDS encoding glycerophosphodiester phosphodiesterase, translating into MSTIIYAHRGASKLAPENTMPAFELAYKHGADGIETDVQLTKDNIPILIHDEQLNRTTNGNGFVKDITYDELKQLDAGSWKSYHYKDTKIPTLDDLLAWNQDKQIKLNIELKNNIISYQGLEDIVCQKLGEYNMAEQTVISSFNHDSITRINDKKINIDYALLTGRRNKALIPYSKKIKAKGIHISYRLLSNRLVALANDNKLYVAVYTVNSSIAINKAIHLGCHALFTDIPKLAIDIKKRRFAERN; encoded by the coding sequence ATGTCTACCATTATTTATGCACATCGCGGCGCAAGCAAGCTTGCACCCGAAAATACAATGCCAGCTTTTGAACTTGCTTATAAACACGGAGCAGATGGTATTGAAACAGATGTACAATTAACAAAAGACAATATCCCAATTCTAATTCATGATGAACAACTAAACAGGACAACAAATGGGAATGGTTTTGTGAAAGATATTACCTATGACGAACTGAAACAACTAGATGCAGGAAGTTGGAAATCTTACCATTATAAAGATACAAAAATACCAACCTTAGATGACTTACTTGCATGGAACCAGGATAAACAAATAAAATTGAATATAGAACTTAAAAATAATATTATTTCCTATCAAGGATTAGAAGATATTGTCTGTCAGAAATTAGGTGAATACAATATGGCAGAACAAACCGTTATCTCAAGTTTTAATCACGATAGTATTACAAGAATTAATGATAAAAAAATCAACATCGACTATGCATTACTAACAGGCAGACGAAATAAAGCATTGATCCCATACAGTAAAAAAATAAAAGCAAAAGGTATCCATATCAGTTATCGCCTTCTATCGAACAGGTTAGTTGCGCTAGCCAATGATAACAAATTATATGTCGCAGTATATACAGTAAATTCATCTATTGCTATTAATAAAGCGATCCATTTAGGTTGTCATGCACTTTTTACTGATATACCTAAATTAGCGATCGACATCAAAAAAAGAAGGTTTGCAGAAAGGAATTAA
- the rnz gene encoding ribonuclease Z, producing MHVHFLGTGAGLPSKGRNVTSIVLDLLQERNALWMFDCGEATQHQILHTSIKPRKIEKIFITHLHGDHIFGLPGLLSSRSFQGGEEPVTIYGPIGIKQFIETALTVSQSKLSYPIIIEELKEGIIFEDDQFSVSVKHLDHAIDSFGFRIDEKDSPGPLLVEKLKEVGIKPGPIYSQFKTEETVELPNGKTVRSKDYIGEPKKGKSIAVLGDTRTKEEYVTFIQNVDLLIHEATFNKDQEQLAYDYFHSTTTQAAKLAQKANVKKLILTHISSRFQLNEVDQLLLEAMQYFEETAIAHDFYSTSIK from the coding sequence ATGCACGTACACTTTTTAGGAACAGGAGCAGGATTACCTAGTAAAGGTCGTAATGTTACATCCATCGTACTAGATTTGCTACAAGAGCGTAATGCTCTTTGGATGTTTGATTGTGGCGAGGCGACTCAACACCAAATCTTACATACATCTATCAAGCCAAGAAAGATAGAAAAAATATTCATCACCCATTTACATGGAGATCATATTTTTGGGTTACCTGGCTTATTAAGCAGCCGGTCTTTTCAAGGCGGAGAAGAGCCTGTAACCATTTATGGTCCTATAGGAATTAAACAGTTTATCGAAACTGCACTAACTGTTAGTCAATCAAAACTATCCTATCCAATTATTATAGAGGAACTGAAAGAAGGCATCATTTTTGAGGATGATCAGTTTTCCGTCTCTGTCAAACATCTAGATCATGCAATTGACAGCTTTGGTTTCCGCATTGATGAAAAAGACAGTCCAGGCCCTCTATTGGTAGAAAAACTAAAAGAAGTAGGTATTAAACCTGGTCCAATCTATAGCCAATTCAAAACGGAAGAAACAGTAGAGCTACCCAATGGTAAAACAGTTCGATCCAAAGACTATATCGGAGAACCAAAGAAGGGAAAAAGTATTGCCGTCCTAGGTGATACTCGGACTAAAGAAGAATATGTAACTTTTATTCAAAATGTGGACCTATTGATTCATGAAGCTACTTTTAACAAGGACCAGGAACAACTAGCATATGATTACTTTCACTCTACAACAACACAAGCTGCAAAACTCGCACAAAAAGCAAATGTAAAGAAATTAATTCTTACACATATTTCTTCGAGGTTCCAACTGAATGAAGTAGATCAATTATTATTAGAGGCAATGCAATATTTTGAAGAAACAGCTATCGCACACGATTTTTATTCAACTTCCATAAAGTGA